One window of Hypanus sabinus isolate sHypSab1 chromosome 18, sHypSab1.hap1, whole genome shotgun sequence genomic DNA carries:
- the LOC132407297 gene encoding oocyte zinc finger protein XlCOF6-like encodes MAHQQAHTGERLFTCSDCGKGFTKSSLLLRHQSVHTGEWPFTCSDCGNGFTCSSKLKVHQRAHTGERPFTCSDCGKGFTKSSHLLRHQSVHTVERPFSCSACGKGFTCSSKLKVHQRAHTGERPFTCSDCGKGFTCSSKLKVHQRAHTGERPFICSVCGKGFTKSSHLLRHQSVHTGERPFTCSDCGKGFTCSSQLKVHHRVHTGERPFTCSDCGKGFTRSSILKVHQQVHTGERPFTCSDCGKGFTRSSHLHLHRSVHTGERPFTCSDCGKGFTCSYQLKVHQRVHTGERPFTCSVCGKGFTQSSEVKVHQRVHTGERPFTCSVCGKGFTQSSELKVHQRVHTGERPFTCSDCGKGFTCSSKLKVHQRVHTGERPFTCSDCGKGFTKSSYLLRHQSVHTGERLFTCSDCGKRFTSSSQLKVHQRVHTGERPFTCSDCGKGFTQSSELKVHQRVHTGERPFICSVCGKGFIQSSQLMMHQSVHTGERPFTCSDCGKGFTALSQLKVHQRVHTGQWPFTCSDCGKGFALSSHLLTHWRVHTGEKPFTCSDCGKGFSQSYKLKVHQRVHTGERPFTCSDCGKGFTQSSILMAHQQVHTGERPFTCTNCGKGFTRSSHLQRHQSVHTGERPFTCSDCGKGFTQSSTLMAHQRVHTGERPFTCSDCGKGFTFSSQLKVHQRIHTGRGRSPAQTVGRDSLVHLN; translated from the coding sequence ATGGCACACCAGCAAGCCCACACTGGAGAGAGactgttcacctgctcggactgtggcaAGGGATTCACAAAATCATCTctcctactgagacaccagtcagttcacactggggagtggccgttcacctgctccgactgtgggaatggattcacttgctcatctaagctgaaggtacatcagagagctcacactggagagaggccattcacctgctcagactgtgggaagggattcactaaatcatcccacctactgagacaccagtcagttcacactgtcGAGCGGCCATTCTCCTGCTCagcctgtgggaagggattcacttgctcatctaaactgaaggtacatcagagagctcacactggagagaggccattcacctgctcagactgtgggaagggattcacttgctcatctaaactgaaggtacatcagagagctcacactggagagaggccattcatctgctcagtgtgtgggaagggattcactaaatcatctcacctactgagacaccagtcagttcacactggcgagcggccattcacctgctcagactgtgggaagggattcacttgttcctcccaactgaaggtacatcatcgagttcacactggggagaggccgttcacctgctcagactgtgggaagggattcactcgctcATCTatactgaaggtacatcagcaagttcacactggggagagaccgtttacctgctcagactgtggaaagggattcactcgatcatcccaCCTACACTTGCACAGGtctgttcacaccggggagaggccgttcacctgttcagactgtgggaagggattcacttgttcgtaccaactgaaggtacatcagcgagttcacactggagagaggccgttcacctgctcagtctgtgggaagggattcactcagtcatctgaagtgaaggtacatcagcgagttcacactggagagaggccgttcacctgctcagtctgtgggaagggattcactcagtcatctgaactgaaggtacatcagagagttcacactggagagaggccattcacctgctcagactgtgggaagggattcacttgctcatctaaactgaaggtacatcagcgagttcacactggggagagaccgttcacctgctcagactgtgggaagggattcactaaatcatcttacctgctgagacaccagtcagttcatactggcgagcggctgttcacctgctcagactgtgggaagagattcacttcttcatcccaactgaaggtacatcagagagttcacactggagagaggccattcacctgctcagactgtgggaagggattcactcagtcatctgaactgaaggtacatcagcgagttcacactggagagaggccattcatctgctcagtgtgtggcaagggattcattcagtcatctcaGCTGATGatgcaccagtcagttcacactggcgagaggccattcacttgctcagactgtgggaagggattcactgctttgtcccaactgaaggtacatcagcgagttcacactggtcagtggccgttcacctgctcagactgtgggaagggttttgcgctgtcatctcacctactgacacattggagagttcacactggggagaagccattcacctgctcagactgtgggaagggattctctcagtcatataaactgaaggtacatcagcgagttcacactggggagagaccgttcacctgctcagattgtgggaagggattcactcagtcatccatcctaatggcacaccagcaagttcacactggagagaggccgttcacctgcacaaactgtgggaagggattcactcggtcgtctcatctacagagacatcagtcagttcacaccggggagaggccgttcacctgctcagactgcgggaaaggattcactcaatcatccaccctaatggcacatcagagagttcacactggggagaggccgttcacctgctcagactgtgggaagggattcactttttcatcccaactgaaggtacatcagcgaattcacactgggagaggccgttcacctgctcagactgtgggcagggattcacttgttcatctcaactga